A window of Hymenobacter aerilatus contains these coding sequences:
- a CDS encoding BamA/TamA family outer membrane protein: MRFLYLPLVLSGLALSAAAQSTAPYSVVASPPTTLLASAAEPAAAPAPTLGLLADRQPATSLLTPRRVPTRKLDFSPSDKPSFIPVPIAFYQQETGFAVGAAILPIWRFGTDTTVRKSNVRLIAWFSQKKQTTIQLTHTIFTPDEKFYFSGELSYYDLRFDYFGIGNNTRKSDKVSIQYPLFVFDEKALAKAAPNLFVGVRYRLTNLGDVELREAEKYQSVPPVYAQLGAGENFRGLGEQRNGTISSGVGPALLYDGRDNVLATYRGNFVDAHILFNGGALGSDYRFTRYQIDARHFNPLFGSNNTILALQFVGQYHSGDVPFRELGGMGATLGGAIYNNAYLMRGIYEARFRDRQFTTAQAEIRQKLFWRFDIAAFIAAGQVGYNLKDYSFDGTKLAGGVGARFRFNRRDRLNIRLDYGVGSGGNSGIIFAVGEAF, from the coding sequence ATGCGCTTTCTCTACTTGCCGCTGGTCTTATCCGGACTGGCTCTGTCTGCGGCCGCTCAATCTACGGCGCCCTATTCTGTAGTGGCGTCGCCCCCTACTACCCTCCTGGCCTCAGCAGCGGAACCCGCGGCAGCGCCGGCGCCTACCCTGGGCCTATTGGCCGACCGCCAGCCCGCTACGTCTCTGCTAACGCCCCGCCGTGTGCCTACGCGTAAGCTGGATTTCAGCCCCAGCGATAAGCCAAGTTTCATTCCGGTGCCTATTGCATTCTATCAGCAGGAGACGGGTTTTGCCGTGGGAGCTGCTATTCTACCAATATGGCGCTTCGGTACCGATACTACTGTGCGTAAGTCGAATGTGCGGCTTATTGCATGGTTCAGCCAGAAAAAGCAAACCACCATTCAGCTCACACACACCATCTTTACCCCCGACGAGAAGTTCTACTTCTCAGGTGAGCTAAGCTACTATGATCTACGCTTCGACTACTTCGGTATTGGTAACAATACGCGCAAAAGCGATAAGGTAAGTATTCAGTACCCGCTGTTTGTGTTTGACGAAAAAGCCCTGGCGAAGGCTGCTCCCAACCTATTCGTAGGTGTCCGCTACCGCCTCACTAACTTAGGTGATGTGGAGCTTCGTGAGGCAGAAAAGTATCAGAGCGTACCGCCTGTGTATGCGCAGCTAGGCGCTGGTGAAAACTTTCGGGGGCTAGGCGAACAGCGCAACGGCACCATCAGCTCTGGGGTAGGACCTGCTTTGCTCTACGATGGCCGCGACAATGTACTGGCCACGTACCGCGGCAACTTTGTAGATGCACACATCTTGTTCAACGGCGGCGCATTAGGCAGCGACTACCGCTTTACCCGCTACCAGATCGATGCGCGCCACTTCAACCCTCTGTTTGGATCCAACAATACCATTCTGGCTTTGCAGTTTGTAGGCCAGTACCATTCCGGTGATGTGCCTTTCCGAGAGCTAGGTGGTATGGGTGCTACCTTGGGTGGAGCTATCTATAATAATGCTTACCTGATGCGTGGCATCTACGAAGCTCGCTTCCGCGACCGTCAGTTTACCACAGCGCAGGCCGAAATCCGCCAAAAGCTCTTCTGGCGCTTCGATATCGCCGCATTCATTGCCGCCGGTCAGGTAGGCTACAACCTGAAAGATTACAGCTTCGATGGTACGAAACTAGCTGGTGGGGTAGGGGCACGCTTCCGCTTCAACCGCCGCGACCGGCTAAATATCCGCCTCGATTATGGGGTAGGCTCGGGCGGTAACTCCGGTATCATCTTCGCCGTTGGAGAAGCTTTTTAA
- a CDS encoding geranylgeranylglycerol-phosphate geranylgeranyltransferase, which produces MGLCLLLVRATLLPTASWRVVVASPFALLVLATLCVSAAGYIINDYYDVKIDAVNRPGQLVIGRLINRRHAMMAHLILSGIGIVVAGVLSPLLGLVHVGSALLLWGYSVRFKRVALAGNASIATLTAALVLLPELQARTGQSGPWGYALAAFLLTMVREIVKDVEDMRGDAQHDCRTLPILWGVSRAKWVAGAFLLCLLLLTGGVALEAFRTGYLWLGGWLVVFCLLPMLGMGYRLRRADRRRHFAQLSAWCKWIMLAGVLSIPLSAIA; this is translated from the coding sequence ATGGGATTATGCCTGCTGCTAGTGCGGGCAACGCTGCTACCCACAGCCTCCTGGCGGGTAGTAGTAGCGTCGCCGTTTGCGTTGCTGGTGCTGGCTACGCTATGTGTGTCGGCGGCCGGCTACATCATTAACGACTATTACGATGTGAAGATTGATGCTGTGAACAGGCCCGGCCAGCTCGTTATCGGCCGCCTCATCAACCGGCGCCACGCCATGATGGCCCACCTCATTCTGTCGGGCATCGGCATTGTGGTGGCGGGGGTACTGTCGCCGTTGCTGGGGCTGGTGCACGTGGGGTCGGCGCTGTTGCTATGGGGCTACTCGGTGCGGTTTAAGCGAGTGGCGCTGGCTGGAAACGCCAGCATTGCCACGCTCACAGCGGCCTTGGTGCTCTTACCCGAGCTGCAGGCTCGTACAGGGCAATCGGGTCCGTGGGGCTATGCGCTGGCGGCTTTCTTGCTCACAATGGTGCGCGAGATAGTGAAAGACGTGGAAGATATGCGCGGCGATGCGCAGCACGACTGCCGCACCCTACCTATTCTGTGGGGCGTAAGCCGGGCGAAATGGGTAGCTGGAGCGTTTCTGCTGTGCTTGCTACTCCTGACCGGTGGGGTGGCGTTGGAAGCGTTTCGTACGGGGTACTTGTGGCTAGGAGGCTGGCTGGTAGTATTTTGCCTGTTGCCTATGCTTGGAATGGGGTACCGGCTGCGGCGCGCCGACCGTCGGCGACATTTTGCGCAGCTCAGCGCGTGGTGCAAGTGGATTATGCTGGCCGGCGTGCTATCTATTCCGTTATCGGCTATTGCCTAA
- a CDS encoding cold-shock protein gives MKTGTVKFFNESKGYGFITEDGTKEDFFVHITGLNGGQIQQNDRVEFDTQEGRKGVNAVNVKKL, from the coding sequence ATGAAAACAGGAACCGTAAAATTCTTTAATGAGTCGAAGGGCTACGGCTTCATTACGGAAGACGGCACGAAGGAAGATTTCTTCGTCCACATTACCGGCCTTAACGGGGGCCAGATTCAACAGAACGACCGCGTGGAATTTGATACCCAGGAAGGTCGCAAAGGCGTAAACGCCGTGAATGTAAAGAAACTGTAG
- a CDS encoding KdsC family phosphatase → MEITNTPDLTAIRMFVLDVDGVMTDGTMLALSSGEQARAFHIHDGYAIRHALRKGYRVVVISGREEEGVRRRLESLDVYDIYLGVDDKMKIFNSYINLHRIDPTHIAYMGDDVPDVETMRRCAVAACPADATPDVLAISNYVSQRAGGRGAVRELLEATMKSQGTW, encoded by the coding sequence ATGGAAATAACGAATACGCCTGATCTGACTGCCATTCGGATGTTTGTGTTGGATGTGGATGGGGTGATGACCGACGGAACCATGTTGGCTCTGAGCTCGGGCGAGCAGGCCCGGGCCTTTCACATTCACGACGGCTACGCCATCCGGCATGCGTTGCGCAAAGGGTACCGTGTGGTGGTAATTTCGGGCCGCGAGGAAGAAGGCGTGCGGCGTCGGTTGGAGTCGTTGGATGTATATGACATTTACCTAGGGGTAGATGACAAGATGAAGATCTTCAACTCCTACATCAACCTGCACCGCATCGACCCTACCCATATTGCCTATATGGGCGACGATGTGCCCGACGTGGAAACCATGCGCCGCTGCGCCGTAGCCGCCTGCCCCGCCGACGCTACCCCGGATGTTCTTGCCATCAGCAATTATGTGAGCCAGCGCGCCGGTGGCCGCGGGGCTGTGCGGGAGTTGCTGGAGGCAACCATGAAAAGCCAGGGCACCTGGTAG
- the iscX gene encoding Fe-S cluster assembly protein IscX → MNHFEPPMKWSDHEDVAMALYEKFGDDFTEAKIYRIRFTELIDWVLSLPNFEGTREQANEGHLEQIQAKWVYEWRDNQ, encoded by the coding sequence ATGAATCATTTTGAGCCACCCATGAAGTGGAGCGACCACGAAGACGTGGCCATGGCCCTCTACGAGAAGTTCGGCGACGATTTCACGGAGGCGAAGATCTATCGCATCCGCTTCACCGAACTTATCGACTGGGTACTGTCCCTGCCCAACTTCGAGGGCACCCGCGAACAAGCCAACGAAGGCCACTTAGAGCAAATTCAAGCCAAGTGGGTCTACGAGTGGCGCGATAATCAATAA
- a CDS encoding 2Fe-2S iron-sulfur cluster-binding protein — MKVVNIHFKFQDGQPDQTHVAVEGESVLDVALNNGVQLQHNCGGVCGCSTCHVYVQRGEDSLPEISDKEEDFIDRAINPRINSRLACQCVVQAATDELEVLIPTQNFLGH, encoded by the coding sequence GTGAAAGTCGTCAATATACATTTCAAGTTTCAGGACGGGCAGCCCGATCAGACCCACGTAGCCGTTGAGGGCGAGTCGGTACTGGACGTGGCCCTCAACAATGGCGTACAGCTGCAGCACAACTGCGGTGGCGTATGCGGGTGCAGCACGTGCCACGTGTACGTGCAGCGCGGCGAAGATTCTCTACCCGAAATTTCGGACAAAGAAGAGGACTTCATCGACCGTGCCATCAACCCCCGCATCAACTCGCGCCTGGCTTGCCAGTGCGTGGTGCAAGCCGCTACCGACGAGCTGGAGGTCCTGATTCCTACCCAAAATTTCCTGGGGCACTAA
- a CDS encoding Rossmann-like and DUF2520 domain-containing protein — MRICLVGAGRVATQLGPALLRAGHIVSAVWSRTAASATVLAEQLSGAHSTTTTDLRQLEVEVVLLAVPDAAVEPLLAQLQLPAHALVAHTAGALPLAVFAPYPHLRGGVFYPLQTFSPGRMVEWVTLPLCIEAADDASQATLLALAHTLSQDVRLLSTEQRLLLHTAAVFAGNFTNHVLGISHALLQEAGLPFELVAPLVRETVEKALAYPPFTVQTGPAARHDAPTLARHQAALHAHPTWQEVYAAVSRSIQEQQAGRQPAGFDSGGGIRTFAPLC, encoded by the coding sequence ATGCGTATTTGCTTAGTGGGTGCTGGTCGGGTAGCCACCCAACTAGGACCAGCCTTGTTGCGGGCCGGTCATATAGTTAGTGCTGTGTGGAGCCGCACGGCAGCCAGCGCCACGGTGCTGGCCGAGCAACTGTCCGGTGCCCACTCTACCACCACCACCGATTTGCGCCAGCTAGAAGTGGAAGTGGTGCTGCTAGCCGTGCCCGATGCCGCTGTAGAGCCACTGCTGGCCCAGCTGCAACTGCCGGCTCATGCGCTGGTAGCGCACACAGCCGGGGCGTTGCCCTTAGCGGTGTTTGCGCCCTACCCCCACTTGCGTGGAGGCGTGTTCTACCCCCTGCAAACATTCAGCCCCGGCCGGATGGTAGAATGGGTCACGCTGCCCCTCTGCATAGAAGCTGCCGACGACGCCAGCCAAGCCACGCTACTGGCGTTGGCGCATACCTTGAGCCAGGACGTGCGGTTGCTCAGCACCGAGCAGCGCCTGTTGCTGCACACGGCGGCTGTGTTTGCCGGCAATTTCACCAATCACGTGCTCGGCATCAGTCATGCGCTGCTGCAGGAGGCTGGGTTGCCGTTCGAGCTGGTGGCGCCCCTGGTGCGCGAGACGGTAGAGAAAGCCTTAGCCTACCCCCCCTTCACGGTGCAAACCGGCCCAGCGGCCCGGCACGATGCGCCTACCCTTGCCCGGCACCAGGCCGCTTTGCACGCCCACCCTACGTGGCAGGAAGTGTATGCAGCCGTATCCCGCAGCATTCAGGAGCAGCAAGCAGGCCGGCAGCCGGCTGGTTTTGATTCGGGGGGAGGCATCCGTACCTTTGCCCCTCTTTGCTAA
- a CDS encoding T9SS type A sorting domain-containing protein: MQHLYTTPATRPARRGLGRLLGLCALALGLQLPAQAQLAYNQYTSENVAGTYTDLGSAGTAIATANTDDANSTAQNIGFSFRYNEQNFTQFVLNTNGYLRLGSAAPSTTYFFSDPDNFRGGPLDSNNAADVNLLLPFNEDLTAGTSPTEYRVATTGTAPNRVCTIQWKNVSDKARGSNASQYANLSFQVKLYETSNTIEFVYGPATGGSTPVPYKTVAIGIKGNNAAGSNSAADVLSLYKEASTPWAQAQFVGYVTLFDIVNTVVPTAGRTFRFNTPKANDAAVTSVFTYGQISAQATPHVPQALVLNTGTNTLASVSVTLTVSGATTFTATRTVTNLPKGEVALVTFPSYPVPTSGTNNLTVSIGNDAINGNNQQSVSQVITTNTLGYQTPNQPSEASFIDAGANSEIASKYRINQSTTVSQVKLNFAQANVAYPYQVVLYDTLGVGGGPGNVLYTSTTQTRPTAAGPVTVAIPNTVVNSSFFVAVRATQGPLGLGAQIEEPFVRPTTFYVTAPSIGITTWEPLEEDEDFYYLRPAIDVVFGAVPPCQTPVNLRFANVTTTSANLTFTASASTGPYVAEYGPVGFTPGSGTTAASATSPISLTGLAAATIYDVYISKNCGGTAGTSARYGPLKLTTACQTGSGTIPYAETFDQLATIPCNISVLDANQDGFSWRLVGITGGSNAVLYEYNSKNTSIGADDWIFTRALPLVAGQPYTAGFRYFVGTFNNTVFPEGLEIKYGTAPNPAAMTNTVYSNTNLTATTFTTQTSQPIVPATSGQYYIGFHAISAPNSFYLVLDDLTVTGQATLPVNQALSRAIEAYPNPTTGLIRLNLSASNARQRSATVFNTLGQVVLTRPLNTAAEQQLDLSTLSNGLYTVQLQLDNDLVVKRVSVQK, translated from the coding sequence ATGCAACACTTATACACTACCCCGGCAACGCGCCCCGCGCGGCGTGGACTGGGGCGCCTGCTGGGGCTGTGCGCGCTGGCGCTTGGCTTGCAGCTGCCTGCTCAGGCCCAGCTTGCCTATAATCAGTATACCAGTGAAAATGTAGCCGGTACGTACACAGACTTGGGTAGCGCGGGTACGGCTATTGCCACTGCCAACACCGACGATGCCAACTCGACGGCCCAGAATATTGGCTTCAGCTTTCGGTATAATGAGCAAAATTTCACGCAGTTTGTACTGAACACCAACGGCTACCTGCGCCTGGGTAGCGCGGCGCCTTCTACCACGTATTTTTTCAGCGACCCGGATAATTTCAGGGGTGGCCCGCTGGACAGCAACAATGCAGCCGACGTGAACCTGCTCCTACCCTTCAACGAGGACCTGACGGCGGGCACCAGCCCTACGGAGTACCGTGTAGCTACCACGGGCACGGCCCCTAACCGGGTGTGTACCATTCAGTGGAAAAATGTGAGCGATAAAGCTCGCGGCAGTAATGCCAGCCAGTACGCCAACCTGTCGTTTCAGGTGAAGCTCTACGAAACCAGCAACACCATTGAGTTTGTGTATGGCCCGGCCACAGGCGGCTCTACACCAGTACCGTACAAAACCGTTGCTATTGGCATCAAAGGGAACAACGCTGCAGGCAGCAATAGCGCAGCCGACGTGCTATCGCTCTACAAAGAAGCTAGTACACCCTGGGCGCAGGCACAGTTTGTGGGATACGTTACCTTGTTCGATATTGTGAATACAGTGGTGCCTACTGCGGGCCGTACTTTCCGCTTCAACACACCGAAAGCCAACGACGCAGCGGTAACGTCCGTTTTCACCTATGGGCAGATTTCGGCACAGGCAACGCCCCATGTTCCGCAGGCTCTGGTATTAAATACGGGTACGAATACGTTGGCCAGCGTGTCCGTCACGCTGACCGTAAGTGGCGCTACTACCTTTACGGCCACCAGGACGGTCACCAATCTACCGAAGGGAGAAGTGGCGCTAGTAACCTTCCCCTCCTACCCTGTGCCTACCAGCGGCACCAATAACCTCACGGTGAGCATCGGCAACGACGCCATCAATGGCAACAACCAGCAGTCTGTTTCGCAGGTTATCACCACCAATACGCTGGGCTACCAAACGCCCAACCAGCCCTCGGAAGCATCGTTCATAGACGCTGGCGCCAATAGTGAGATTGCCTCTAAGTACCGCATCAACCAATCGACGACGGTAAGTCAGGTGAAACTGAACTTCGCACAGGCTAATGTTGCCTACCCTTACCAGGTAGTGCTTTACGACACACTGGGTGTAGGCGGCGGCCCCGGCAATGTGTTATATACTTCCACCACGCAAACGCGCCCAACAGCCGCTGGTCCTGTTACGGTTGCCATTCCGAATACAGTGGTCAACTCGTCGTTCTTTGTAGCGGTGCGCGCCACGCAAGGGCCCCTGGGCCTGGGCGCACAGATAGAAGAACCATTCGTGCGACCCACTACCTTTTATGTCACTGCACCAAGTATAGGAATTACTACGTGGGAACCGCTTGAAGAAGATGAAGACTTCTATTATCTGCGGCCGGCCATTGATGTAGTATTCGGCGCTGTACCACCCTGTCAGACGCCTGTTAATCTCCGGTTTGCTAATGTCACGACTACTTCAGCTAATCTTACCTTTACGGCTTCGGCTAGCACAGGACCGTATGTAGCTGAATACGGCCCCGTAGGTTTCACACCAGGCTCAGGCACTACGGCTGCCAGTGCTACCTCACCTATCTCGCTCACGGGCCTTGCCGCCGCCACTATATATGATGTATATATCAGTAAAAACTGCGGCGGCACAGCCGGCACCAGCGCCCGCTACGGCCCCCTGAAGCTGACTACCGCCTGTCAAACTGGCTCCGGCACGATACCCTATGCGGAGACGTTTGACCAACTAGCTACTATACCTTGTAATATTTCCGTACTAGATGCTAACCAAGATGGTTTCAGCTGGAGATTGGTGGGTATTACGGGCGGCTCCAACGCTGTATTGTACGAATATAACTCTAAGAATACCTCTATTGGAGCCGATGACTGGATTTTCACGCGGGCACTGCCACTTGTAGCTGGACAGCCGTACACGGCTGGGTTCCGGTATTTTGTTGGTACGTTCAACAATACGGTGTTTCCGGAAGGGTTGGAAATCAAATACGGTACGGCTCCCAATCCGGCAGCCATGACCAATACTGTTTATTCCAATACAAACCTCACGGCAACTACCTTCACTACCCAAACCAGCCAGCCCATTGTGCCGGCCACCAGCGGGCAGTACTACATTGGGTTTCATGCCATCAGCGCTCCGAACTCCTTCTATCTAGTGTTGGATGATCTGACGGTGACAGGACAAGCAACCCTACCCGTAAACCAAGCCCTTTCGCGCGCTATTGAGGCCTACCCTAATCCCACTACGGGCTTGATACGGCTGAACCTGAGCGCTAGCAACGCCCGCCAACGGAGCGCTACCGTGTTCAACACGCTGGGCCAGGTAGTACTCACGCGCCCGCTCAATACGGCTGCTGAGCAGCAACTCGACCTCTCTACTCTTAGCAACGGCCTCTACACAGTGCAGCTACAGTTAGACAATGATCTAGTGGTGAAGCGGGTAAGCGTGCAGAAATAA
- a CDS encoding T9SS-dependent choice-of-anchor J family protein — translation MTQPYSTDTRRTRKRHWALAALLALGATSVHAQSFTYRSASIQSLIGTYTDLGTAGTVITTDNTDDANSAVQTIGFTFNYNGQSFTQFVLNTNGYLKLGSEAPSAALYFDGSQVTTGGPFNSTAATDVNLLVPFNTDWLGTPTTEYRVAVTGTAPNRVCTVQWKDVKDKARATTATGTTVLDEQFATVSFQVKLYETTNNIEFTYGNATAGAGTDAAKYGAVGVKGSSNANGQLITLVKGSTTAWLNASPQDANYPVANSNGFNFRKTVLPATGATFRFRPTPPNDAAVVAIHTLSQLPIPSATPHVMQAVVQNLGLNTLTNVPVTVAVTGANTFSNTKTVASLLPGQTTIVAFDAFTPTVTGTNTVTVTLPADGIIDNNTLTTTQAVNNTTYSYATAGPAALSLGGLVTTPQAFLARYTASTPRLLTSVNIDLEGGASAVGRNVYAIVTDKAGRVLGRSDAYTIATSDIGKYHAFALTAPVVVGTQTTEFLVGLVQQSLAASATDTYFPLGVQRETPTRRATFFRLTLGDNSAPADLAINNYGKFMIEAVTTAATCLPPTALAATATAPTAASVSFTPPAGVSNFSVVYGPTGFDPATTAGTTVSATASPVALTGLTPSTAYQVYIRSACSATDQSVVVGPVAFTTPCTPPAPLAAFPYNQNFDGVTAPALPCGFTVVDANTDGFTWTNGTAAARSPANALTYNFNNQSLTTAADDWVFTPALSLTAAQQYLLSFYYRVGSATTPERLEIKVGNAPTVAGMTTTIYTNNNLTATAFTQATAQPIRVATDGTYYVGMHVTSAANSFRLSIDDVTLTAGPLAVNQALSQAVAAYPNPTTGLLNVDLRSSKARQAYATVVNALGQTVMTRMLSTKQPDQLDLATLAAGIYTLKLELDGETAVKRISVQK, via the coding sequence ATGACGCAACCTTACTCTACAGATACACGCAGAACTCGCAAGCGACACTGGGCACTGGCTGCTCTGCTAGCGCTGGGCGCCACCAGTGTGCACGCACAAAGCTTTACTTACCGAAGTGCAAGCATCCAGAGCCTGATAGGCACTTATACCGACTTGGGTACCGCCGGCACCGTCATCACCACGGATAATACAGACGATGCAAACTCCGCTGTTCAGACTATTGGGTTCACTTTCAACTACAACGGGCAAAGCTTCACGCAGTTTGTACTGAACACAAATGGCTATCTGAAGCTGGGCAGCGAGGCTCCTTCGGCGGCTCTCTATTTTGATGGCTCGCAAGTGACAACGGGTGGCCCGTTTAACAGCACCGCTGCTACCGACGTGAACCTGCTGGTGCCCTTCAACACCGACTGGCTGGGCACACCCACTACCGAGTACCGGGTAGCCGTGACAGGCACCGCGCCTAACCGCGTATGCACTGTGCAGTGGAAAGACGTGAAGGACAAGGCCCGCGCTACTACGGCCACCGGCACAACTGTACTGGACGAGCAATTCGCTACGGTTTCGTTTCAGGTGAAACTGTACGAAACGACAAATAACATCGAGTTCACTTACGGCAATGCCACCGCCGGCGCCGGTACGGACGCTGCTAAATATGGTGCCGTTGGGGTGAAAGGCTCCAGCAATGCCAACGGGCAGCTCATCACACTCGTGAAGGGCTCGACCACCGCTTGGCTGAATGCTTCGCCGCAAGACGCTAATTATCCGGTGGCAAACAGCAATGGCTTCAATTTTCGCAAGACCGTTTTGCCAGCTACAGGCGCTACGTTCCGCTTCCGGCCTACCCCGCCAAATGACGCTGCGGTGGTAGCCATTCATACCCTGAGCCAGTTACCCATTCCCAGCGCTACGCCTCATGTGATGCAGGCCGTCGTCCAGAATCTGGGCTTGAACACCCTCACAAATGTACCGGTGACGGTAGCAGTGACGGGCGCCAACACCTTCAGCAACACCAAGACGGTGGCTTCTTTGCTACCAGGCCAAACTACCATAGTTGCGTTTGATGCCTTTACACCCACGGTTACTGGTACTAATACCGTGACCGTGACCCTTCCCGCTGACGGTATTATCGATAATAATACCTTGACCACTACACAAGCAGTAAACAACACAACGTATTCTTATGCTACGGCCGGGCCGGCTGCACTAAGCCTCGGTGGACTCGTAACAACCCCACAAGCGTTCTTGGCCCGCTATACGGCCAGCACACCGCGGTTACTAACCAGCGTCAATATTGACCTGGAGGGTGGCGCCAGCGCAGTAGGACGTAACGTATACGCCATCGTAACGGATAAAGCCGGCCGAGTGCTCGGACGTTCGGATGCGTACACTATTGCAACGAGCGACATTGGCAAGTACCACGCGTTTGCCCTTACCGCCCCTGTAGTGGTAGGTACTCAGACCACGGAGTTTCTGGTGGGCTTGGTTCAACAGTCACTGGCTGCATCGGCCACAGACACGTATTTCCCGCTAGGTGTGCAACGTGAAACGCCTACACGCCGTGCTACCTTCTTCCGGTTGACTCTGGGTGACAATTCAGCGCCTGCTGATCTGGCTATCAATAACTATGGCAAGTTTATGATTGAGGCGGTGACTACGGCAGCCACTTGCCTACCCCCCACCGCTTTGGCAGCCACAGCTACTGCACCTACCGCAGCCAGCGTTAGTTTCACGCCGCCAGCCGGCGTTAGCAATTTCAGTGTTGTGTACGGTCCTACGGGTTTTGACCCAGCTACTACGGCAGGAACTACGGTATCAGCAACAGCATCTCCTGTTGCTCTCACGGGTCTTACGCCGTCTACGGCTTATCAGGTGTACATACGCAGTGCATGCAGTGCCACCGACCAAAGTGTAGTTGTTGGCCCGGTGGCTTTCACTACGCCTTGCACGCCTCCGGCCCCATTGGCAGCATTTCCTTATAACCAAAACTTTGATGGTGTAACGGCTCCCGCCCTACCCTGCGGCTTTACGGTAGTCGATGCCAATACGGATGGTTTCACCTGGACCAACGGTACTGCTGCTGCCCGCAGTCCGGCTAACGCCCTCACGTACAACTTTAACAACCAGAGCCTGACCACGGCCGCCGACGACTGGGTGTTCACGCCGGCACTGTCGCTCACAGCAGCGCAGCAGTATTTGTTGTCGTTCTACTACCGGGTGGGTAGCGCCACCACGCCCGAGCGCCTGGAAATAAAGGTAGGCAACGCGCCTACCGTGGCCGGCATGACAACCACGATTTACACCAACAACAACCTCACGGCCACTGCTTTCACGCAGGCAACGGCCCAACCCATCCGGGTGGCAACGGATGGCACGTATTACGTGGGCATGCACGTGACCAGCGCCGCCAACTCGTTCCGTTTGTCGATTGATGACGTGACACTTACGGCCGGCCCCCTGGCGGTCAATCAAGCCTTGTCGCAGGCTGTAGCAGCCTACCCCAACCCGACTACTGGCCTACTAAACGTAGACCTGCGCAGCAGCAAGGCACGTCAGGCCTACGCTACCGTGGTTAATGCTTTGGGCCAGACAGTCATGACCCGCATGCTTTCCACCAAACAGCCTGACCAACTAGACTTAGCTACCCTGGCTGCCGGCATCTACACCTTGAAGCTGGAGCTAGACGGCGAAACTGCTGTAAAGCGCATCAGCGTACAGAAATAG